One window of Acropora palmata chromosome 1, jaAcrPala1.3, whole genome shotgun sequence genomic DNA carries:
- the LOC141893918 gene encoding peptidyl-prolyl cis-trans isomerase-like 1, producing MAAEPAKICLETSMGEIECELYWRHAPKTCKNFKDLAQRGYYNNCKFHRVIKDFMIQTGDPTGTGRGGASVYGPAFEDEITRDLKHTGAGILSMANSGPNTNGSQFFITLAPTQWLDGKHTIFGRVSGGISVVNRIGLVETDPSDRPIHDVYILNGREGKPT from the exons atggcggctgaaCCAGCGAAAATTTGTTTAGAAACGTCCATG GGTGAAATAGAATGCGAACTCTACTGGAGGCATGCTCCGAAGACGTGCAAAAACTTCAAGGACTTG GCACAGAGAGGATATTACAACAACTGTAAGTTTCATAGAGTTATAAAG GATTTCATGATCCAGACAGGGGATCCCACAGGAACTGGAAGAGGGGGAGCTTCTGTGTATGG ACCAGCATTTGAAGATGAAATTACAAGGGACTTAAAACATACAGGAGCTGGAATCCTTTCAATGGCTAACAG tgGCCCAAACACAAATGGAAGTCAATTTTTTATCACCTTGGCTCCAACTCAGTGGCTTGATG GAAAACACACAATATTTGGCCGTGTTAGCGGTGGAATAAGTGTAGTAAACAGAATAGGTCTGGTGGAGACAGACCCTAGTGATAG ACCAATACATGATGTTTACATATTAAATGGAAGAGAAGGGAAACCCACATAG